In Acidobacteriota bacterium, a single window of DNA contains:
- a CDS encoding superoxide dismutase [Ni] encodes MTRSSLRWTAFAVALAVALLAAPSVLAHCQVPCGIYGDETRFVIMEEDVTTIEKSMKEIIRLSAEETPNWNQLVRWVENKEDHADKLTEVVTYYFMAQRIKPPATSVGDEYKKYVHELSILHRMMVHAMKAKQTTDLAEVAKLRELIAALKTSYLGEQGHSH; translated from the coding sequence ATGACCCGCAGCTCCCTTCGCTGGACCGCTTTCGCCGTTGCTCTGGCCGTCGCTCTGCTGGCGGCGCCGAGCGTGCTCGCCCATTGCCAGGTGCCCTGTGGCATCTACGGCGACGAGACCCGCTTCGTGATCATGGAGGAGGATGTCACCACCATCGAGAAGTCGATGAAGGAGATCATCCGCCTTTCGGCCGAGGAGACGCCGAACTGGAATCAGCTGGTGCGTTGGGTGGAGAACAAGGAGGACCACGCCGACAAGCTCACGGAGGTGGTGACCTACTACTTCATGGCCCAGCGCATCAAGCCGCCGGCGACTTCGGTGGGTGACGAGTACAAGAAGTACGTCCACGAGCTCAGCATTCTGCACCGCATGATGGTGCACGCCATGAAGGCGAAGCAGACCACCGACCTGGCCGAAGTCGCGAAGCTGCGCGAGCTGATTGCCGCACTCAAGACTTCGTACCTCGGCGAGCAAGGCCACTCGCACTAG